From Excalfactoria chinensis isolate bCotChi1 chromosome 4, bCotChi1.hap2, whole genome shotgun sequence, one genomic window encodes:
- the ADAM33 gene encoding disintegrin and metalloproteinase domain-containing protein 33 — protein sequence MAGMERLAPRVPPKRRGFAVVLGDRVLLLGLLLLPGHGGAAGTRGPMSQGEEVTPHWLLGGRSRRAVSLDDKVPAPARAEVAVMAEGRELILVLERNQLLAPGYTETHYTTDGQPVTVTPNHTDHCHYHGHVRGYRSSWVVLSTCSGMRGLIVVSSNDTYYLHPVGTPGMNHHLIHRAEHLHIPGGTCAHGNDFGNTIGDIIQLFQPVDHRVKRDAWRTMKYMELFIVADHTLFRNQNLNLGLTKQRIVEIANYVDKFYRSLNIKVALIGLEVWTERDQCSVTSDANTTLWAFLQWKKALRARKKHDNAQLLTGKTFRGTTIGMAPLEGMCSADNSGGVSVDHSEHPIGAAATMAHEIGHNFGMSHDSQGCCVEATPEQGGCVMAAATGHPFPRVFSSCSKRQLESYFQKGGGMCLFNLPDTKDLVVGRKCGNGFLEDGEDCDCGEVEECTNPCCNAHNCTLKMGAQCAHGDCCQNCRLKVAGTICREAAGSCDLPEYCTGASPYCPANVYLLDGSSCAYGEAYCNNGMCMTHHQQCVQLWGPGAWPAPAACFQDVNMAGNTYGNCGKDSQGRYVKCDKRDAMCGKIQCQSSAKKPQGTNTVSIDTTIRFNGREVKCRGTYMYTAKDDEEDLSDPGLVMTGTKCGDGMVCKDRRCQNASLFELEKCVSRCNGHGVCNSNKNCHCNAGWAPPYCEKPGLGGSVDSGPVQHDNHEAILVTILLIFLLFLPALVGSIYFWYRRENSLLNKWIKEVRRRSRETYRNTAFGRKATSGHSKAAFTLRNISTSSHDNKASRAAFPPKACTRQPGFQPVNVVHPFRPPPHSIPPRPRDPKPARPPPPASKSPMVPTKTVVSQAKLPPPKKPLPSSPVRTPVVGPKHQPPRRPLPGCPFLAKELPPAHGQTLLVTVPPTNFKAFGTSAVSHSTRPSKPMPPQRPVPAIKVQSTSFPLKK from the exons ATGGCGGGCATGGAGAGGTTGGCCCCCCGTGTGCCCCCTAAACGAAGGGGCTTCGCTGTGGTTTTGGGGGATCGAGTcttgctgctggggctgctgctgctccccggGCACGGGGGTGCTGCTGGGACACGAG GGCCGATGTCCCAGGGGGAGGAGGTGACACCACACTGGCTCCTGGGGGGTCGCAGCCGGCGAGCCGTTAGCCTGGATGACAAG gtGCCAGCGCCGGCGCGGGCAGAGGTGGCTGTGATGGCTGAGGGCAGAGAGCTCATTCTGGTGTTGGAGAGGAACCA gctgctggcaccAGGCTATACTGAGACACACTACACCACAGATGGGCAGCCCGTGACGGTGACCCCCAACCACACG GACCACTGCCATTACCATGGGCACGTACGGGGCTATCGGAGCTCCTGGGTCGTCCTCAGCACCTGCTCAGGAATGCG GGGCTTGATTGTGGTGAGCAGCAATGATACTTACTACCTGCACCCCGTGGGGACGCCCGGGATGAACCACCACCTCATCCACCGAGCAGAGCACCTGCACATCCCTGGTGGCACCTGTGCCCATGGCAATGACTTTGGGAACACCATTGGTGACATCATACAGCTCTTCCAGCCAGTGGACCATCGG GTAAAGAGAGATGCCTGGAGGACCATGAAGTACATGGAGCTCTTCATCGTAGCTGACCACACACTG TTCAGGAACCAGAACCTCAACTTGGGCCTCACCAAGCAGCGAATCGTGGAGATAGCCAACTATGTGGACAAG TTCTACAGGTCGCTGAACATCAAGGTGGCCCTGATTGGCCTGGAAGTGTGGACAGAGAGGgaccagtgctctgtcaccagCGATGCCAACACCACGCTGTGGGCCTTCCTGCAGTGGAAGAAGGCTCTGAGGGCTCGCAAGAAGCACGACAACGCGCAGCTGCTGAC TGGGAAGACATTCCGGGGGACGACCATTGGCATGGCCCCACTGGAGGGGATGTGCAGTGCAGACAACTCCGGAGGAGTCAGCGTG GACCACTCAGAGCATCCCATTGGAGCAGCAGCCACCATGGCCCATGAGATTGGCCACAACTTCGGCATGAGCCATGACAGCCAAGGCTGTTGCGTGGAGGCCACCCCGGAACAAGGAGGCTGTGTCATGGCAGCAGCCACTGG ACACCCCTTCCCGCGTGtcttcagctcctgcagcaagAGGCAGCTGGAGAGCTACTTCCAGAAAGGAGGTGGCATGTGTCTCTTCAACCTGCCTGACACTAAGGACCTGGTGGTGGGACGGAAATGTGGCAATGGCTTTCTGGAAGATGGAGAGGACTGTGACTGTGGGGAGGTGGAG GAGTGCACCAACCCATGCTGCAATGCACACAACTGCACGCTGAAGATGGGGGCTCAGTGTGCCCATGGTGACTGCTGCCAGAACTGCAGG CTGAAGGTGGCTGGGACCAtctgcagggaagcagcaggatCCTGTGACCTCCCTGAATACTGCACAGGTGCCTCACCTTACTGCCCAGCCAATGTGTACCTACTGGATGGCTCGTCCTGTGCCTATGGTGAGGCATACTGCAACAACGGCATGTGCATGACCCACCACCAACAGTGTGTCCAGCTCTGGGGACCAG GAGCCTGGCCAGCCCCAGCTGCCTGTTTCCAGGATGTGAACATGGCTGGCAACACCTATGGCAACTGTGGCAAAGACAGCCAAGGGCGCTACGTGAAGTGCGACAAGAG AGATGCCATGTGTGGCAAGATCCAGTGCCAGAGCTCAGCCAAGAAGCCCCAGGGGACCAACACTGTCTCCATTGACACCACCATCCGCTTCAATGGGCGAGAGGTGAAGTGCCGGGGCACCTACATGTACACTGCCAAGGATGATGAAGAAGACCTGTCCGACCCTGGGTTGGTGATGACGGGGACAAAATGTGGAGATGGAATG GTTTGCAAAGACCGCCGGTGCCAAAATGCCTCCCTTTTTGAGCTGGAGAAATGTGTTTCCAGGTGCAACGGCCACGGG GTTTGCAACAGCAACAAGAACTGCCACTGCAATGCAGGTTGGGCTCCTCCATACTGTGAGAAGCCGGGCTTGGGAGGCAGCGTGGACAGTGGCCCCGTGCAGCATGACA ATCACGAAGCCATCTTGGTAACAATTCTGCTCAtcttcctgctcttcctccctgctctggtGGGGAGCATTTACTTCTGGTACCGACGAGAGAACTCGCTTCTGAATAAGTGGATCAAggaggtgaggaggaggagccgGGAGACGTACAG GAACACAGCCTTCGGTCGGAAGGCAACCAGTGGCCATTCCAAAGCTGCTTTCACCTTACGGAACATTTCCACCTCCAGCCATGATAACAAA GCATCACGGGCTGCGTTTCCCCCCAAGGCCTGCACTCGCCAACCTGGCTTCCAACCTGTCAATGTTGTCCATCCCTTTCGTCCACCTCCTCACTCCATCCCTCCACGCCCGAGGGACCCCAAGCCTGCCAGGCCTCCTCCTCCAGCCAGCAAGTCTCCCATGGTCCCCACCAAAACTGTTGTCTCTCAAGCAAAACTGCCTCCTCCTAAGAAACCTCTTCCCTCCAGCCCTGTGAGGACCCCAGTG GTAGGCCCAAAGCACCAGCCACCACGTCGGCCACTGCCTGGATGCCCTTTTCTGGCCAAAGAGCTGCCTCCTGCACATGGACAGACCCTGCTGGTCACGGTCCCTCCTACCAACTTCAAGGCCTTTGGTACAAGTGCCGTGAGCCATTCTACGAGGCCATCCAA GCCGATGCCACCTCAAAG GCCAGTCCCGGCCATTAAAGTCCAATCAACCTCTTTCCCCTTGAAGAAGTGA